The proteins below come from a single Balaenoptera musculus isolate JJ_BM4_2016_0621 chromosome 1, mBalMus1.pri.v3, whole genome shotgun sequence genomic window:
- the C1H1orf115 gene encoding uncharacterized protein C1orf115 homolog: protein MTVGARLRSKAASSLPRCRPLARGRGRTEGDEEAAAILEHLESGAEAAESGASAQRPGSRGARRVHLAVLPERYEPLEEPASCEKPKKRYRQKLKKYGKNVGKVITKGCRYIVVGLQGFATAYSAPFGVATSVVSFVR, encoded by the exons ATGACGGTGGGAGCCAGGCTTCGAAGCAAGGCGGCGAGCAGTCTCCCGCGCTGCAGGCCCCTCGCCCGGGGGCGAGGGCGGACGGAGGGGGACGAGGAGGCGGCTGCTATCCTGGAGCATCTGGAGAGCGGGGCCGAGGCGGCGGAGAGCGGGGCGAGCGCGCAGCGCCCGGGGAGCCGGGGCGCGCGGAGGGTGCACCTCGCGGTCCTCCCCGAGCGCTACGAGCCGCTGGAGGAGCCGGCGTCGTGCGAGAAGCCCAAGAAGAGGTACCGGCAGAAGCTGAAGAAGTACGGCAAG aacgttGGGAAGGTTATCACCAAAGGATGCCGCTACATCGTGGTCGGCCTGCAGGGATTCGCCACTGCCTACTCCGCCCCGTTCGGTGTGGCCACCAGCGTGGTGTCGTTTGTCCGCTAG